From uncultured Flavobacterium sp., the proteins below share one genomic window:
- a CDS encoding cysteine hydrolase family protein: MAISKTDKPALILIDIQKGFDDIQYWGGQRNNLKAEENAGDILKLWRENDLPVFHIKHCSSNPNSLLNENNPGNEFKDLVKPFDSEVVIKKHVNSAFIGTDLKVQLDNANIKTLVIVGLTTDHCVSTTTRMAGNFGYETFVVSDATATFNKKGFDGQNYSAELIHETALASLNGEFATVVTTDFIKQNIF; encoded by the coding sequence ATGGCAATTTCTAAAACAGACAAACCAGCTTTAATCTTAATAGATATTCAAAAAGGATTTGATGATATTCAGTATTGGGGCGGACAAAGGAATAATTTAAAGGCGGAAGAAAACGCTGGTGATATTTTGAAACTTTGGAGAGAAAATGATCTTCCCGTTTTTCATATTAAACATTGTTCATCGAATCCAAATTCTTTGCTTAATGAAAATAATCCTGGGAATGAATTTAAAGATCTGGTTAAGCCATTTGATAGTGAAGTAGTAATTAAGAAACATGTAAATAGTGCATTTATTGGTACTGATTTGAAAGTGCAATTAGATAATGCAAATATTAAAACACTTGTAATTGTTGGTTTAACAACAGATCATTGTGTTTCGACTACAACACGAATGGCCGGTAACTTTGGATATGAAACTTTTGTTGTTTCAGACGCTACAGCAACTTTTAATAAAAAAGGTTTTGACGGGCAAAATTATTCAGCTGAACTCATTCACGAAACAGCACTTGCTAGTTTAAATGGAGAGTTTGCCACTGTTGTAACAACAGATTTCATAAAGCAAAATATTTTTTAG